CCATGCTGTACAGCAAAAGTATCTACTCTAGTGCCAAATGTTGGTGCAGGGCTAGGCAGTGATGGTGGTGCTACTGTCGGAAGAGTTGGTGACGGCACAGCTACCACTATATGATCCTCACTGACATCTTCTAAGAGTGATGAATCTAAGTATGGAATTCCAGCATCAGCGACGCTAGCATTATGCTGATTTGTAGCTGAGGCAGTGCCAGCATCCATGCTGCTAAGTGACATTGTAGTACTTCTATGTGTTCTATTACCGCTCGCGACTGCAGGTAGAGGTTCACTTCTATGAGCGTTTACGGTAAGTCCTAAGTCTAAGGCTTGAATGCCCAGTGCACCTACTAGTGCTGCTAAAATAGCTCTTCTATGTTGTCTCGCAGTTGCTAGGACTTTCTTTCCGGTGATGCGATTTTCTTGGGCAATGTTAAAATTATCTATTGCCATTGCCATCTGCTCAAGAAAAGTGGTTCTAGCTGTATCATCATTAAGGCGGGGGGATTTCTCTGTTAAGGTACTATTCACTTTTCTTAGTGCTCTGGTTTCCGATCTAGTTGTCGCTTCTACCGAAACTAACTCAAAAACATCTTGAGTCGGAAGCACTTGATCTCTCTGTTCTCTTATGAACCTTACAGATAAATTATAGGTTCTTTCACCAACCATTAATGGTACCACTAATACATCATGCTTGTTGGTTGCCAAAGTAATAGGAGCTGGGGCCACTGTTATTTGATATGTTTTTGTTCCTCTAGCCACCCTGTCGACGGCGACTTCTGTATTCTGATTAATGAGCCCGATAATTCGTGGAGAACAAGTGGCAATAATTAGTTCTAGGGTTTTATTTCTAGCTATGATATTCCCTTCAACAAGTATTCTTAGCCAATGATAGAGAGGGAATACTGGTGAAGATAAGTTTTGGGGATTGTTGATAACGGTTTCAATTGCCTCTTGAGTGCTAGTATGTCGATCACTTAATTTTCCAGAAGCTAGGTTCTTGCGTAGTTCAGCAAAACTCTCTGCTTGGCGAAGTTTAGCTAAATATCTTTGTTCACCAGCAGTAAGATCTTGTGAATCTACACTGAAAGACTTTCCTATCACCTGTTCTTTAATTTCAGGGAACATCTGTGATTCACACTCTGTCATTACCCCTCGCAGTCGTCTTTCTAACCAATTTGATAAATGAAAAATAGCTAAGGCTACAGGAGAATAAGTACCACTGTCTCGTTTTGCGTCTGGCTGTCGAACCAATGCCATTGGTACGTCTCTCTGGAATAAGTCATGTAAATTTGTCAGTTCAGCATGAAAACCACTGAGCAATGTTGTACATCTCTCACGTACGAATCTGTTGTTTGGATTTTCATCAATCTGTCCTAAAGCGCCTGATGCAACCGTTAGTAACCTGTCAAACCATTCAAAACTTTGTATCTCAGGAAAGGAGATAAGTTGAGCCTCAATTGCTGGTTGGGTTCGTTGATCCACATTAGTAGTCATATATGTCTCTATAAATAAAAATAAATAGTAATATAATTGTGATTATTTGAGTTGTCAATTTCTAAAATAGCTTGTTTAGCCACTTTCTGGCTATGCTTCTTGCTGAGGTTAATAAATTAGCCCCCTTCTGCCACCAAGCTGCTGAACCAGCATTTTCTTTCTTAGTTGATTTGTGAGGATTAAGTAGCGTAACAATAGATGCTTTCGTAAGAGGCTGGCCTTGCAGTGACTTATCTCTTGCTCTTATGACTTGTAAAGTTTTGTAGCCATTTTTGTCTAGGCCGTAGCGAACTGTAAATTCTATGGCTGGTAGACTCCGATATGTAATCTCTGGCCCTTGCTCAGTAAGAATGCGAACTTGATACGTGTCATCAGTGGTATTGGTAACTTGAATATGGGATACAGTAGTACCAGAAACATATGAAATGTATTGCTGTACGCTTGCTGCTGTATTGTATTTTGGTGCGGCCAATTTAGGATCGGTGGCAATACGGATAAAACTTGATAAAGTGAAACTATGGCCATGGTCAGTTTCAACTAAAGGTTCAAAACCATCATGCAACGCAATATTTTTGATAGTAACAGTGTTTTTCGCTCCTTCACTGGCATAAGTAGTTATCGTTGTACCTAGCAATGGACGGATAAAGTATTTTCCTGCTAAATCCGTTAGTTCTTGGCATTGTTGAGCAGCATGAAGATACGCTCTTCCACCGCCAAAGCTGGCCAACTGATGAAATTCAGTGCTTGTTAGGATAGGATTTAATACTGCTACAGCTTTAGTATGATCTGCATGAAAACGTCGCAATGCTTTTAGTGCTCGTAAGGGATCAAATGTTCTGCTCAACTCAGTGATATCTGTGCTCACAGAATCATAAAGAGCTTTCATGTGTGCTGTTAGGATTTCTTGACTTTCTCCTGCTTCAATCAAAGCTGCTCGAGTTGCAGCTCTGGAAATGCTCAGCTTCTCTGCGTCTCTATTGATGACGAGATTGTCTAATCCAGTAGTAGTTGGTTTCTCAGGGCCAAAAGTATCAATCATATAATTTCAAAGAGAAAGTAATATACCACTTTTCTTTAATTTTGTCTGGTTTTGTATCTGCTGGAGTGAATTAAGGCTTGGGGAGATGAGTTTGTTTCAATTGGGTAGCTGTCTCTTTTCTCCTGGTGTGACCATGTTCAGCTCCATTTGTGAGAATAGATGGTAAACTTGTCATTGTTGCCTGACTAACAGCGTGAGAACTGCTACTAAGTTCTTCTACGCAGCTAGGACTTAAAAAGGCTATGCCCAGACCCAGTGCAGCAAAAATACGAGGTGAGCGTACAGATGATTGTGCTTTTCTTCTGATGTGCGAACGTTGTCGCGCCTGTTCTGCGTGAGTAGCTAATGATTGGGCGATCTGTTCAATGTGACATGGGGTGAGGCCGACATATTCAGGTTTTTCGGGAGTGAAGTTTGAATTGAATTGAGAACAGATTGGTATTTCACCGTGCACTATTTTGACAATATTAAAACGGTGATTATCCATTGGTACTGTCATTACTTGAATTTCAAAAGATTCTCCAGCTACCTGGACATGAATATGAAAAATAGCGGCATTGCGATCCTGAATTATTCGAATTGGTCCTGAAAAATACTGTCGTACCCTGCCTTCTAGCTCATAATGGACCGAGGCAGGAGGTTCGCTGGTTTCACTTAAACGATGCATAACAAAATTTTTAAAAGAAAAGTCAATATAAAACAAAATAACCACTGAGTCAACGCTTGGAAAACTGCGGAGCGAATACTAGCTTATTTCTTCACTACATGGAAGGCTTCTTCACCGGCTATCAATTCGAGGATATTGCTATCATCCGTTTGGATCAAATTCAGGTCAAAATCTGTGATTTGTATTGGAGGATATTTACGCCAGATATGATAGAGTTCAGGATAATTTGCTTGAATTTGGCTAATATTGCTTGGAATTACCCAAGCGTTTTGACTGCCGATTAAGACCGTATTATAGCCATTATTCGTGTCTATTGTATAAACATAAGGGAAAATACTATGGAGAGTAGCTGCCAAATAACTATCTAATTTAGAGCCAGGACCACTATGAGCGACATTGATTGCCAGTAAGCCATTATTAGTGAGATGACTTTTCGCTTCAGCAAAAAATTCTTTTGTGGAGAGATGTACGGGAATATTTAAATTATGATAAGCATCCATGATAATTAAGTCATAATCTTCATCAGTCTGATGCAAAAAACTGCGGGCATCTTGTTCGACCAGTTTTAAATTTGGTTTGTCTAAATCGAAATATTGCTGAGCGGTTTTAATAATCGCAGGATCAATTTCTACCCCCGTAATTTGCATTTGAGGAAAATAGTGGCTTAACAAAGTACTAATATTCCCCCCAGCTACACCCAATAATAGTGTTTTTTCTACCGGCAGATAATAAGGGATAACCGTGTAATAATCCCAATAATTTTGGGTGAACAATGAATCAGCTCGTTTAATTGAATGGACTCCATATGGTGCGTCTAATTGTAAAAAACGAATGTCATTATGATCATAAACATGAATGTACCCATAACTAGATTCTGTCTGATAAACCGTATAGGCATTAGTTACCGCCGGCTTAGCAAAGATTAAAAGTAGAGCTGCTATAATGGGAAAAACGATCAACCACTTTTTACCTAAGCCAATAGTGGCAGTAATAAGTAATACGCATGCAAAAAATAGTGTTGTTCTCAAACTGCCAATCAAGGGGATAGTAACCAGTGATGGAAGAAATGTGCCAATCAAGCTTCCTAGGGTGGAAATAGCATACAGAGTACCAGCTTCTCGTCCCAATTCTTTGAAATGGTCTGCATAGAGCTTGAGAACGTAAGGAGAAACCATGCCCATGAGCGTACAAGGTGGCAAAAAGAGAACAATGCTAATCACTATAGCTGAAATCAGCAAAGAAACACTAATCCCTTGTTGGGTGATGAGATTAAGCAAAAAGGTACTAAGCCAGGGTAATACCATCATCCAGATACCTACAGCCCAAAGAATGCCATAAAGCATCTCTGATCGAGGATACTTGTCAGCCATTTTCCCACCAAAGTAATAGCCGATCGATAAAGCAAGCAAAACAATACCGATAATGCTGCTCCAGACAAATAATGAGGTGCCGAAATAGGGAGCTAAAATACGAGAAGCATTAATCTCTAATGCCATCAAGCTCATACCAGAAATAAAAGTAGTCCAGAGAAGAAAGCGATGAGAACGCATAAAAAATTACAAATTACGAATTACAAGTGGAGTGTAAAGAGTAAAGAGCAAAGTGAAAAGTGTTCTGCCCAATTCAGCGTAGCGGTAATAAATAGTTATTCCTTTTTCCTTGTTCCTATTTCCTGAGTCTCGCTGCAATCCCTCAAAGAGGAAAAAGGCGCTAGGAATTAGGAATAATACTTGTCTCACAAAGTTGCGAGACTCGTAGACCCCTCTAAGCGCGTGATGTACAAGATGTGTTCCCCTGATAAAATCTAGGGTGGTGTCCTCAGTCTCGAATTCCACGGAACCAAGACGATTCGAACTCCATTAGCACGAATTGTAGAGAAAAATATGCCTGTACTTTAGCCGCGAAAAAACAAAGAAGAGTCACGCCCGGAATGTAGCATAATGTAATGAGGAAAAAAAGCATTTTTTTCTCTTATCCACTTGTACCCTCGAGCCCCAATTAGTAATTTGTAATTCGTAATTCGTAATTTTTTTATGTTTTGGTCCAAGACAATTCTAAACTGGTTTAATCAACATGGCAGACATCATTTGCCTTGGCGGAATACGCGCGATCCTTATGCTATTTGTGTTTCTGAGTATATGCTGCAGCAAACTCAGGTGGAGAGAGTGATCCCTAAATATGAAGCCTGGTTAGCTACTTTTCCGACTTGGGAGATTTTGGCTCAAGCCAAAACAGCGGATGTGCTGCGGCTCTGGTCTGGTTTGGGCTATAACTCACGTGCTTTACGATTACAAAAGTTGGCTCAAGTAGTAGTCGATCACTATCAAGGAAAACTTCCTGATAATGCAGCAGAGTTAGTAAAGTTGCCAGGTATTGGTCCTTATACTGCTGCAGCTTTGAGCTCTTTTGCTTTTGAAAAAGAAATAGTAGTGATTGATACCAATATTGAAAGAATTGTTTTGCGATACTTCTGGGCTGAGCCTGAAGCGAAAAGAGCGAGAGTGACGACTCTCTTAGAGGAGGTAATTATCGAAGCGAGTAAGAAAAAAGTAGTTTTTTCACGCTTTTTCTTTCAAGGCTTAATGGATTTTGGCTCGGCAATTTGTAAAGCAAAACCGTTATGTACTATATGTCCGTTACGTGAGAGTTGTCAGGCTTTTGCTAAACAACAGTTTTTAGTGAAAAGACCAAAACAATCACATTTCCCTCATTCCCGCCGTTTCTATCGTGGGCAATTAATCAAGACTTTGCATAGCAAGCAAAAGCTTACCTTAGCAGAATTAGCCAAAGACTATGATATTCAAAAGTATTCTTGGCCGGAAATTGTACAAGGTTTAGAAAAAGATGGTTTGATAGCTGTGCATGAAGAAGGAGAACCTTATGTTACTTTACCAGGGGAAGTTTGATGGAGCTTTGGGCTGCATAGAAGGTTTAGTTCTTTGGGCCGTAGGAGAAGTGAATGTTTACAGACTTTATCAGTATCAGATCCCTCGACTGCGCTCGGGATGACAGGTGAGTGTGGTTGTTCACCTAACAATCTGGTCATGAGTTTTTGCTGAGACAGAAAGTATTTGACCAATCAGCCAGGTCATCGTCCCCAAGCCCCTTGCCATACCAAACTGGATACCGGATCAAAGTCCGGTATGACAGTTGAGGGAGAGTTGGTAACTCAGCAGATGGGTCAGTTATTCGTTGCTACAGTAAAAACTGACAAGATTGTTTGCTGAGTCAACTCACTCACTTGTCATCTCGACCTCGTGGAGAGATCTCATGCTGACGTAGCAAATAAACATTCACAGTCCAACTTTTTTACTGACCAGTTTTCCAGCTCAATCTTTTCAGTACATTTATTAACACAAAAAATCCTGTTCCGATCAAAATTATCGTTGGTCCAGTAGGTAAATCGTATAGATAAGAAACAAAGATGCCGATGATTGCCATCAGTTCAGCGCTGAGCAAAGAAAGGATAAGGGTTTGCTTTAAACTTCTGGCTATAGTTAAGGCTATAGCGGCAGGAATAATCAATAAAGCGCTAAGAAGCAATACACCAATGAGCTTAATAGTGATTGCAGTGGCTAAGGCCAAAAGTAATGTGAATAAATAGTTGTATATTTTTACTTTCACTCCCTGACTATGGGCTAGGTCTTGATCAATGGTGATCATGAGCAGGGGCCGGTAGCAAATTATTAATAGTAAAATACTGATGATGACTACACTAGCCATGATTATAATATCAGTAAAAGATACAGCTAATATGTCGCCAAATAGATATTGGAAAAGTTCTGCTCGTAAACCTTGACTGTGACTGACAATTACTATGCCAAAAGCCAATAATGAGGAGTAGAGTAGGGCA
This is a stretch of genomic DNA from Candidatus Abawacabacteria bacterium. It encodes these proteins:
- a CDS encoding fused MFS/spermidine synthase, with product MRSHRFLLWTTFISGMSLMALEINASRILAPYFGTSLFVWSSIIGIVLLALSIGYYFGGKMADKYPRSEMLYGILWAVGIWMMVLPWLSTFLLNLITQQGISVSLLISAIVISIVLFLPPCTLMGMVSPYVLKLYADHFKELGREAGTLYAISTLGSLIGTFLPSLVTIPLIGSLRTTLFFACVLLITATIGLGKKWLIVFPIIAALLLIFAKPAVTNAYTVYQTESSYGYIHVYDHNDIRFLQLDAPYGVHSIKRADSLFTQNYWDYYTVIPYYLPVEKTLLLGVAGGNISTLLSHYFPQMQITGVEIDPAIIKTAQQYFDLDKPNLKLVEQDARSFLHQTDEDYDLIIMDAYHNLNIPVHLSTKEFFAEAKSHLTNNGLLAINVAHSGPGSKLDSYLAATLHSIFPYVYTIDTNNGYNTVLIGSQNAWVIPSNISQIQANYPELYHIWRKYPPIQITDFDLNLIQTDDSNILELIAGEEAFHVVKK
- a CDS encoding A/G-specific adenine glycosylase, with the translated sequence MFWSKTILNWFNQHGRHHLPWRNTRDPYAICVSEYMLQQTQVERVIPKYEAWLATFPTWEILAQAKTADVLRLWSGLGYNSRALRLQKLAQVVVDHYQGKLPDNAAELVKLPGIGPYTAAALSSFAFEKEIVVIDTNIERIVLRYFWAEPEAKRARVTTLLEEVIIEASKKKVVFSRFFFQGLMDFGSAICKAKPLCTICPLRESCQAFAKQQFLVKRPKQSHFPHSRRFYRGQLIKTLHSKQKLTLAELAKDYDIQKYSWPEIVQGLEKDGLIAVHEEGEPYVTLPGEV
- a CDS encoding metal ABC transporter permease; its protein translation is MSNFFSIFDLPFMMRALLAGCLVALLTSQLGVLVISRKLAFLGDTLSHAAFTGIAIGIALGINLNLTVFLLAVIIAFVLTWLQDKSSLSSDTYIALLYSSLLAFGIVIVSHSQGLRAELFQYLFGDILAVSFTDIIIMASVVIISILLLIICYRPLLMITIDQDLAHSQGVKVKIYNYLFTLLLALATAITIKLIGVLLLSALLIIPAAIALTIARSLKQTLILSLLSAELMAIIGIFVSYLYDLPTGPTIILIGTGFFVLINVLKRLSWKTGQ